A genomic stretch from Thiomicrorhabdus sp. includes:
- the modC gene encoding molybdenum ABC transporter ATP-binding protein → MNGQTMHYLRGQLQLELGNFKLESGAFNLPMQGVTVLFGRSGSGKSTLLRAISGLDKNTRGELFFGDVLWQSGKKSLPTQQRHIGFVFQDAALFPHMTVRQNLLYGVKRLPKGIEAADFDEIVARVGIADKLDRGVNFLSGGEKQRVAIARALLLRPQILCMDEPLSALDWRSKAEMLTLIEELVAAYRIPVLYITHAPAEVERLAQNIVFMDKGRIERVETLQEALSRVDSPLFDDEGAVSVLHGLVGQEENGLYPIALGENRLWLSERALTEKQSARVRVLAKDVSLSLSDPQQLSIINHLPGTILELIPEQKQRVLVRLQLGDGQKLFAEITRFSSERLGLQVGQTVYALIKTVALTE, encoded by the coding sequence ATGAACGGACAGACAATGCATTATTTACGTGGTCAATTACAGTTGGAGCTGGGTAACTTCAAGCTGGAATCCGGAGCCTTCAATCTGCCGATGCAAGGGGTGACGGTTTTATTCGGGCGTTCTGGGAGCGGCAAAAGTACGCTGCTGAGAGCGATCAGCGGTCTGGATAAGAACACCCGGGGCGAGTTGTTCTTCGGGGATGTGCTGTGGCAGAGCGGTAAAAAATCGCTGCCGACGCAGCAACGCCATATCGGCTTTGTTTTTCAGGACGCGGCTTTGTTTCCTCATATGACGGTTCGGCAGAACCTGTTGTACGGCGTCAAGCGGCTTCCTAAAGGAATTGAGGCGGCGGATTTCGATGAGATCGTCGCTCGGGTCGGCATTGCGGATAAGCTCGATCGCGGCGTCAATTTCCTTTCCGGCGGAGAAAAACAGCGAGTGGCAATCGCCCGTGCCCTGTTGTTACGTCCGCAGATTCTCTGTATGGATGAGCCGTTATCCGCACTGGACTGGCGCTCTAAAGCGGAGATGCTGACGCTGATTGAGGAGTTGGTTGCGGCTTATCGAATACCGGTGCTTTACATTACTCATGCGCCGGCGGAAGTGGAGCGCCTGGCGCAGAACATTGTCTTTATGGATAAGGGGCGAATCGAGCGCGTCGAAACTTTGCAGGAAGCCTTGTCCAGAGTGGACTCGCCGCTGTTCGATGATGAAGGAGCGGTATCGGTTCTGCACGGTCTTGTCGGTCAGGAAGAGAATGGACTTTATCCGATCGCTCTTGGCGAGAATCGTTTGTGGTTGTCGGAGAGGGCGCTGACCGAAAAGCAATCTGCCAGAGTCAGAGTTCTGGCGAAAGATGTCAGCTTGTCCTTAAGCGACCCGCAGCAATTGAGTATCATCAATCATCTTCCGGGGACCATTCTTGAGTTGATTCCGGAGCAGAAGCAACGCGTTCTGGTGCGCCTGCAACTCGGCGATGGGCAAAAACTGTTTGCGGAAATTACCCGTTTTTCTTCCGAGCGCCTTGGTCTGCAAGTCGGCCAGACAGTCTACGCTTTGATTAAAACGGTTGCCTTGACAGAATAA
- the modB gene encoding molybdate ABC transporter permease subunit, with translation MLEIFGVSVNLDPIWLTLEVATWTTVILLLLGTPLAWWMARMQHGSKVFLEALVALPLVLPPTVLGFYLLIVLNPNGYVTEFLRFFGFEGQLTFSKVGLIVGSVFYSLPFTVQPLMHAFEAVPQKLLDAAATMRASVLDRFFTIAVPLAQRGFLVAATLTFAHTVGEFGVVLMLGGNIPGETRMVSIDIFDHVESLEYDQAHVLSAMMLIFSLCVLMLVYALNRRFGVKVG, from the coding sequence ATGCTAGAAATATTTGGTGTTTCGGTCAATCTGGATCCGATTTGGCTGACCTTGGAGGTCGCAACCTGGACGACGGTCATTCTCTTGTTGCTGGGTACGCCGCTGGCCTGGTGGATGGCAAGAATGCAACATGGTTCCAAGGTGTTTTTAGAAGCGTTGGTTGCTTTGCCTCTGGTTCTGCCGCCAACCGTACTCGGTTTTTATTTACTGATCGTTTTAAATCCGAATGGCTATGTGACCGAATTCCTGCGTTTTTTCGGTTTTGAAGGGCAGTTGACCTTCAGTAAAGTCGGTTTGATCGTCGGGTCGGTCTTCTACTCGCTGCCGTTTACCGTTCAACCTTTGATGCACGCGTTTGAGGCCGTACCACAGAAACTGCTGGATGCGGCGGCGACCATGCGGGCCAGTGTTCTGGATCGCTTTTTTACAATTGCTGTTCCTCTGGCGCAAAGAGGCTTTCTAGTGGCTGCCACGCTGACGTTCGCACACACGGTTGGCGAGTTCGGAGTCGTGTTGATGCTGGGTGGCAATATTCCCGGAGAAACCCGGATGGTTTCGATTGATATCTTTGATCATGTCGAAAGCCTCGAATACGATCAGGCGCATGTGTTGTCCGCCATGATGCTGATTTTTTCATTGTGTGTTCTGATGCTGGTATATGCCTTGAACCGGCGTTTCGGTGTCAAGGTGGGCTAG
- the modA gene encoding molybdate ABC transporter substrate-binding protein produces the protein MKRFIRVSAWVLAVSGGMVLSGAAIADTAKIAVAANFTKTIEKVGEAFSQKTGHELKFAFGPTGKLYAQIKNGAPFDAFFGADERRPLKTIEDGTGVKESYFVYAQGQIALYSANFPVKEAPQQVLKEAKFNHLAIANPKTAPYGERAQAFLKSQGLYDGVKGKIVNGESIAHAFQYVATGNAEIGFVALSQLVDPQSPVYQKGQYWIVPQQDYAPIKQGALILKRGENNAAVKAFMEFIKTPQALEIIHSYGYSTP, from the coding sequence ATGAAACGGTTTATTCGAGTGTCGGCATGGGTGTTGGCCGTGTCGGGCGGAATGGTATTAAGTGGTGCGGCGATTGCGGATACCGCGAAAATCGCAGTTGCGGCGAACTTTACCAAAACCATTGAAAAGGTTGGGGAAGCTTTCAGTCAGAAGACCGGGCATGAATTGAAGTTTGCCTTCGGTCCGACAGGCAAGCTGTACGCACAAATCAAGAACGGAGCGCCTTTTGATGCTTTTTTCGGAGCAGATGAACGACGTCCGTTGAAAACCATTGAAGATGGAACCGGCGTGAAAGAGAGCTATTTTGTCTATGCCCAAGGCCAGATTGCACTTTACAGTGCAAACTTTCCGGTTAAAGAGGCCCCTCAACAGGTTTTAAAAGAAGCGAAATTCAATCATTTGGCGATTGCCAACCCGAAAACGGCGCCTTACGGCGAACGTGCCCAGGCGTTTCTGAAAAGTCAGGGGCTCTACGACGGCGTTAAAGGGAAAATCGTCAATGGCGAAAGCATTGCGCACGCTTTTCAGTATGTCGCGACCGGTAATGCCGAGATCGGTTTTGTGGCTTTGTCGCAGTTGGTTGACCCGCAAAGCCCGGTTTACCAGAAAGGCCAGTATTGGATTGTTCCCCAACAGGACTATGCGCCGATTAAGCAGGGAGCCTTGATTCTAAAACGCGGCGAAAACAATGCGGCGGTGAAGGCTTTCATGGAGTTTATTAAAACGCCGCAAGCGCTGGAAATCATTCATAGCTACGGTTACAGTACACCGTAA
- a CDS encoding TOBE domain-containing protein, with protein sequence MARETSHPEQLVQSFMLGSKQTRSGQRRLELLYKVGRLGSLNAAAKACQMSYKGAWQAIDAMNLAAGEDLVRAQKGGAGGGGMVLTPAGEKLVAAYQLFSEQMQHWVRQLEELSPDMWGQLEIMRKVSMKTSARNLFNGVVTEIKKGEVNCEVILSVGKGSEVVAQITPESLERLELEVGSDAFALIKASWVILSEDLNGALKTSARNQFCGEIVAIDRGSVNADVTLGLENGNRISAIITNESLDRMELNPGDSACALIKASHVLLAVAD encoded by the coding sequence GTGGCTCGTGAAACCTCTCATCCGGAACAGCTGGTGCAGTCTTTTATGCTCGGTTCGAAGCAGACGCGCTCGGGGCAGCGCCGTCTGGAGTTGTTGTATAAAGTTGGTCGGCTGGGGTCGCTGAATGCGGCAGCAAAAGCCTGCCAAATGAGCTATAAAGGGGCGTGGCAGGCGATTGATGCCATGAATCTGGCGGCCGGTGAAGATTTGGTTCGGGCACAAAAAGGCGGCGCTGGCGGTGGCGGTATGGTTTTAACGCCGGCCGGTGAGAAACTGGTGGCGGCCTATCAGTTATTCAGTGAGCAGATGCAGCACTGGGTGCGTCAATTGGAAGAACTCTCTCCCGATATGTGGGGACAGTTGGAAATTATGAGGAAGGTGTCGATGAAAACCAGTGCGCGTAATCTGTTCAACGGTGTCGTGACGGAAATCAAAAAAGGCGAAGTGAATTGCGAAGTGATTCTTTCAGTCGGCAAAGGCAGTGAAGTGGTAGCACAGATTACTCCGGAAAGTCTTGAACGCCTTGAGCTTGAAGTCGGCAGTGACGCATTTGCCCTGATTAAAGCCAGTTGGGTTATCTTGAGCGAAGATTTGAACGGCGCCTTGAAAACCAGTGCGCGCAATCAATTCTGCGGCGAAATTGTTGCTATTGATCGCGGATCGGTCAATGCGGATGTGACGCTGGGGTTGGAAAACGGCAATAGAATTTCTGCGATCATTACCAATGAAAGCCTGGATCGCATGGAGCTGAATCCGGGAGATTCGGCTTGCGCTCTGATTAAAGCCAGCCATGTGCTGTTGGCGGTTGCCGACTGA
- a CDS encoding cytochrome P460 family protein, giving the protein MSCIDQSKSRWWLFACAIAFSLPSLANEQTPPPTANGIEFPSNYQDWDIVAVSFREDHKSVRAILGNPIAVKAVEQGQTNPWPDGAALGKLVWKARQDEHWKAAKVPGEFIHAEFMFKDARKWADTKGWGWARWLGTEQTPFGKTAADASSSCIACHTPVKGQDWVFTRPAILPKRISSLTE; this is encoded by the coding sequence ATGTCATGCATCGATCAGTCAAAAAGCCGCTGGTGGCTATTCGCCTGCGCAATCGCATTTTCCCTCCCATCTCTCGCCAATGAACAAACCCCACCGCCAACGGCAAACGGGATTGAATTTCCGTCCAATTATCAGGACTGGGATATCGTGGCGGTTTCATTTCGCGAAGATCACAAAAGCGTCAGAGCCATTCTGGGAAACCCGATTGCCGTCAAAGCCGTTGAGCAAGGACAAACCAACCCTTGGCCGGATGGCGCCGCCTTAGGGAAACTGGTTTGGAAGGCTCGTCAGGATGAACACTGGAAAGCGGCGAAAGTGCCGGGTGAGTTCATTCATGCCGAATTCATGTTTAAAGATGCCCGAAAATGGGCAGATACCAAAGGCTGGGGCTGGGCACGATGGCTGGGAACCGAACAAACGCCCTTCGGCAAAACCGCTGCCGACGCCAGCAGCTCCTGCATTGCCTGTCATACACCAGTTAAGGGACAAGACTGGGTTTTCACCCGTCCGGCCATCTTGCCCAAACGGATTTCCAGTTTGACGGAGTAA
- a CDS encoding peroxiredoxin has translation METTIGFPQLNAPAPAFDAETTHGRKTLEDYKGKWLILFSHPADFTPVCTTEFMGFQARKADFDAMNCELLGLSIDSHHSHNAWVLNIKEKFGVDIEFPIIADLNMKVASAYGMIHPGAADTSAVRATFIIDPNGILRAMVYYPMSNGRQIDEFVRLLEAMQTSDANQCATPENWRKGEKVIVPPAATVEEAKARMESGEYECVDFYFCKKSL, from the coding sequence ATGGAAACTACAATCGGCTTCCCACAATTGAATGCACCAGCACCAGCGTTTGACGCAGAAACTACTCACGGTCGCAAGACTCTTGAAGATTACAAAGGCAAGTGGTTGATTCTTTTCTCTCACCCTGCTGACTTTACTCCGGTTTGTACAACTGAATTTATGGGCTTCCAAGCGCGTAAAGCAGATTTCGATGCCATGAACTGCGAACTTTTGGGTCTTTCCATCGACTCACATCACTCTCACAACGCATGGGTTCTTAACATCAAAGAAAAATTCGGTGTTGATATCGAATTCCCGATCATTGCTGACTTGAATATGAAAGTGGCCAGCGCTTACGGCATGATTCACCCGGGTGCGGCAGATACTTCTGCGGTTCGTGCAACGTTTATCATTGATCCAAACGGTATCCTGCGCGCAATGGTTTACTACCCAATGAGTAACGGTCGTCAAATTGATGAGTTTGTACGTCTTCTTGAGGCGATGCAGACTTCTGATGCTAACCAGTGTGCAACACCTGAAAACTGGCGCAAAGGTGAAAAAGTCATCGTTCCTCCTGCTGCAACGGTTGAAGAAGCTAAAGCACGCATGGAATCCGGCGAATATGAATGTGTTGATTTCTACTTCTGTAAGAAATCTCTGTAA
- a CDS encoding carbonic anhydrase family protein, translating to MKNLFKATTLALTVLSSSTAFAGGHGTHWGYSGHEGPEYWGELSHQYATCKNGKSQSPINLSGFVDEALKPIGFSYRTSPMNIVNNGHTVQVNFQKGSSIQVDGKTFKLLQVHFHTPSENHINGHSYPMEAHFVHASDQGELAVVAVMIQEGAADPFIAKIVKAMPQHAGKAQDVAGVSVNGMEFLPAFKGYYRFEGSLTTPPCSEGVRWLVMKHAAHASAQQIAALHKVIGTNNRPIQAKNGRSVKQ from the coding sequence GTGAAAAATTTATTTAAAGCAACAACGCTTGCACTTACCGTTTTATCTTCCAGTACCGCTTTTGCGGGCGGGCATGGTACCCATTGGGGATACAGTGGCCACGAAGGGCCGGAATATTGGGGAGAGTTGAGTCATCAGTATGCGACTTGTAAAAACGGCAAGTCGCAGTCACCGATCAACCTTTCAGGGTTTGTCGACGAGGCGCTGAAACCGATAGGCTTCTCCTACAGAACCTCGCCGATGAACATTGTCAATAACGGTCATACCGTGCAGGTCAACTTCCAGAAAGGTTCGAGCATCCAGGTTGATGGTAAAACGTTTAAGTTGCTTCAGGTTCATTTCCACACTCCGTCAGAAAATCACATTAACGGTCACTCCTACCCGATGGAAGCGCACTTTGTGCATGCTTCCGACCAGGGCGAACTGGCAGTGGTTGCCGTGATGATTCAGGAAGGGGCTGCTGATCCGTTTATTGCCAAAATAGTCAAAGCTATGCCGCAGCATGCCGGAAAAGCGCAGGATGTTGCTGGAGTGAGCGTCAATGGTATGGAGTTTTTACCGGCTTTTAAAGGGTACTACCGCTTTGAAGGTTCTCTGACAACGCCACCTTGTTCTGAAGGGGTGCGCTGGCTGGTGATGAAACATGCGGCCCATGCTTCGGCACAGCAGATTGCCGCTTTGCACAAGGTGATCGGAACCAATAACCGCCCGATTCAAGCGAAGAACGGGCGTTCAGTGAAACAGTAA
- the coaD gene encoding pantetheine-phosphate adenylyltransferase, whose product MSIIAVYPGTFDPITCGHSDLIARAAHFYDRLVIAVADNRNKNSLFSLAERVELAKAVTAHHPNVEVVGFDGLLVDFVQKIGGNVLLRGLRAVSDFEYEFQLASMNRKLAPEVETMFMTPAEQYAFISSSLVREISSLGGDVSEFVHPQVAQALAEKLEKV is encoded by the coding sequence ATGTCGATTATCGCCGTTTACCCAGGGACTTTTGACCCGATTACTTGCGGGCATTCTGACCTGATAGCGCGTGCAGCGCACTTCTACGACCGTTTGGTGATTGCGGTTGCTGACAACCGAAACAAAAACTCTCTGTTTTCTCTGGCAGAACGGGTTGAGTTGGCAAAAGCGGTTACTGCACATCACCCAAATGTTGAGGTCGTCGGGTTTGACGGTTTGCTGGTCGATTTTGTTCAGAAAATCGGTGGTAACGTACTGTTGAGAGGATTGAGGGCCGTTTCGGATTTTGAATATGAATTTCAACTGGCTTCGATGAACCGCAAATTGGCTCCGGAGGTTGAAACCATGTTTATGACGCCGGCAGAGCAGTATGCGTTTATCTCTTCTTCGCTGGTTCGGGAAATCTCTTCACTCGGCGGCGACGTCTCCGAATTCGTGCATCCGCAGGTTGCGCAAGCATTAGCAGAAAAATTAGAGAAGGTCTAA
- the rsmD gene encoding 16S rRNA (guanine(966)-N(2))-methyltransferase RsmD codes for MGEVRIIGGDWRGRKLPVLQAEGLRPTSDRVRETLFNWLQFEVPGARCLDLFAGSGALGFEALSRGAHHVCFLELSADNAAQLEANATRLKCESSEVVRTDALRWLLEASERAFDIVFIDPPFHQGLMQPALDALFAHHWLAEDAWLYLEQEQDAEWPDLPEYCRLYREKTTSQVKYALFRCEVG; via the coding sequence ATGGGAGAGGTACGCATCATCGGAGGTGATTGGCGTGGCCGGAAACTGCCGGTATTACAGGCGGAAGGCTTAAGACCGACTTCGGACCGAGTTCGAGAAACTCTGTTTAACTGGTTGCAGTTTGAAGTCCCGGGCGCTCGCTGCCTGGATCTGTTTGCCGGTTCCGGCGCTTTGGGGTTTGAAGCACTTTCCCGGGGCGCACACCATGTCTGTTTTTTGGAATTGTCCGCAGACAATGCCGCTCAGTTGGAGGCTAACGCTACCCGCCTGAAGTGTGAGTCGTCCGAGGTTGTGCGAACGGATGCATTACGCTGGCTGCTGGAGGCGTCTGAACGAGCGTTTGATATTGTGTTTATCGATCCGCCTTTTCACCAGGGCTTGATGCAGCCGGCGTTGGACGCTTTGTTTGCACATCATTGGCTCGCCGAGGACGCTTGGCTTTATCTGGAGCAGGAACAGGATGCTGAATGGCCGGATCTGCCCGAGTATTGTCGTCTTTATCGGGAAAAGACGACGTCTCAGGTAAAGTATGCTCTGTTTCGCTGCGAAGTCGGTTAG
- a CDS encoding class I SAM-dependent methyltransferase: MWDQRYAVDNYVYGTEANDFLKQAMLRLNPQPGQTVLCLAEGEGRNAVYLAGLGLEVHAVDASKVGLQKATALAQARGVEIQTEVVDLTDYDLGEHRWDYIVSIFCHLPEALRVDVHAKVCRALKAGGHFILEAYRPEQLEYASGGPKDPQMLMDLQRLHCECESLEFVAAEEVEREIHEGALHTGMGAVVQLIAAKTGE; the protein is encoded by the coding sequence ATGTGGGATCAGCGATACGCCGTTGACAATTATGTCTATGGCACCGAAGCCAACGATTTTTTAAAGCAGGCGATGCTTCGCTTGAATCCGCAGCCGGGGCAGACGGTATTATGTCTGGCGGAAGGCGAGGGGCGGAATGCCGTATACCTGGCCGGACTCGGTTTGGAGGTGCATGCGGTGGACGCTTCCAAAGTGGGGTTGCAGAAGGCGACAGCACTTGCGCAGGCGCGCGGTGTTGAGATCCAAACTGAAGTCGTTGATTTGACGGATTATGATCTTGGCGAGCATCGCTGGGATTACATTGTATCGATCTTTTGCCATCTTCCCGAAGCTTTGAGGGTTGATGTACATGCCAAGGTCTGCCGCGCGCTGAAAGCGGGCGGACATTTTATTCTGGAAGCCTATCGCCCCGAACAGCTTGAATATGCCAGCGGTGGGCCGAAAGATCCGCAGATGCTGATGGATCTGCAAAGATTGCATTGTGAATGCGAATCTCTGGAATTTGTTGCTGCTGAAGAAGTGGAGCGCGAAATTCACGAAGGTGCATTACACACCGGCATGGGAGCGGTCGTACAGCTGATCGCCGCCAAAACAGGCGAATAA
- a CDS encoding GNAT family N-acyltransferase, which translates to MIHIENAIKEKWPGLEQKPVYKMVLKLLKKLLHEDEINDFIEANRHLKGFAFLDHVLEHFDFSYQVNHRDLNHIPSEGRVIIIANHPIGSLDGLALLKLVRSVRPDVRIVASELLSHVDPLKSLFLAVDNFSDRASHKTLFKNMVTALEDEQALIIFPSGEVSRIRPNGVRDGIWKTGFIKLALKTNAPVLPIYVDAKNSALFYSLSTLYKPLGTLMLVQEMFNKREQRIEFHIGKAIPAKSIRESEVQGKKLANRFRKHLYRLGKPKKLKKKPFLETLETIAHPVDRKALKKELAAAELLGETSDGKKIYLFDYDADSAVMHEIGRLRELTFRTVEEGTGKQRDLDAYDALYRHLVLWDENDLEIVGAYRIGECASILEKKGIEGLYTSTLFKLKDDIQPLLKDSLELGRSFVQPKYWGKRSLDYLWFGIGAYLVKNPQIRYMFGPVSLSNAYPQQAKELISGFYLQQFGDHQTLAEGKRPFQLTKASQAIAETEFSGEYQGCYKKLNTLLALEGVKVPTLFKQYAELCEDKGCRFIDFSVDPDFNDCIDAFIFVEIDKIKSKKRERYMGQS; encoded by the coding sequence ATGATCCATATTGAGAACGCAATCAAAGAAAAATGGCCGGGACTGGAGCAAAAGCCGGTCTACAAAATGGTTTTGAAACTGTTGAAAAAACTGTTACACGAAGATGAAATCAATGATTTCATCGAAGCTAATCGCCATCTAAAAGGCTTCGCCTTTCTCGACCACGTTCTCGAGCATTTTGACTTCAGTTATCAGGTCAATCACCGCGACTTGAACCACATTCCTTCCGAAGGCCGCGTGATCATCATCGCCAACCACCCGATCGGCTCGCTGGACGGCCTGGCGCTGCTGAAACTGGTGCGCAGCGTTCGCCCGGATGTCAGAATCGTTGCCAGTGAACTGCTGTCGCATGTTGACCCTCTCAAATCGCTGTTTCTTGCAGTGGACAATTTTTCGGACAGAGCCAGTCACAAAACCCTGTTCAAAAACATGGTCACAGCCTTGGAAGACGAACAGGCATTGATCATTTTTCCATCCGGAGAAGTCTCGCGCATTCGCCCAAACGGTGTTCGTGACGGCATCTGGAAAACCGGCTTTATCAAACTGGCCTTAAAAACCAACGCTCCGGTGTTGCCGATCTATGTCGATGCCAAAAATTCGGCGCTTTTCTATAGCCTGTCCACACTGTATAAACCGCTCGGAACCTTGATGCTGGTGCAGGAAATGTTCAATAAACGCGAGCAGCGCATAGAGTTTCATATCGGAAAGGCAATTCCGGCCAAATCGATCAGGGAATCCGAAGTTCAGGGTAAAAAACTTGCCAACCGTTTCCGCAAACACCTTTACCGCCTCGGCAAACCGAAAAAACTGAAAAAGAAACCCTTTTTGGAAACCCTTGAGACCATCGCTCACCCGGTGGATAGAAAAGCACTGAAAAAAGAACTGGCCGCCGCCGAACTTTTGGGCGAAACATCCGACGGCAAGAAAATTTACCTGTTTGACTATGATGCCGATTCGGCCGTGATGCACGAAATCGGCCGCCTGCGTGAACTGACCTTCCGCACTGTTGAGGAAGGCACCGGCAAACAGCGCGATCTGGATGCTTACGATGCGTTGTATCGCCATTTGGTATTGTGGGACGAAAATGATCTGGAAATCGTTGGAGCTTACCGCATTGGCGAATGCGCATCCATTCTCGAGAAAAAAGGCATTGAAGGCCTCTACACCTCGACGCTTTTCAAGCTGAAAGACGACATTCAACCGCTTCTGAAAGACTCTTTGGAACTGGGCCGCAGCTTTGTACAGCCGAAATATTGGGGCAAACGCAGCCTCGACTACCTGTGGTTCGGTATCGGCGCCTATCTGGTAAAAAATCCGCAAATCCGCTATATGTTCGGTCCGGTCAGTTTATCCAATGCCTATCCTCAACAGGCCAAGGAATTGATCAGTGGATTCTACCTGCAGCAGTTCGGGGATCATCAGACATTGGCGGAAGGAAAACGACCTTTCCAACTGACCAAAGCCAGTCAGGCCATTGCCGAGACAGAGTTCAGCGGCGAATATCAAGGGTGTTATAAAAAGTTGAACACCTTGCTGGCACTGGAAGGCGTCAAGGTTCCAACTCTGTTCAAACAGTATGCCGAACTTTGCGAAGACAAAGGCTGTCGTTTCATCGACTTCAGTGTCGACCCGGATTTTAACGACTGTATCGACGCCTTTATTTTTGTCGAAATCGACAAAATCAAAAGCAAAAAACGCGAACGCTATATGGGGCAATCCTGA
- a CDS encoding pitrilysin family protein, with product MRGIARQLALLLAGCLLSLPGFANIEVQSWQTSQGAKVMFVEAPELPILDVRVTFDAGSARDGEKWGLASMTAAMIGSATAERDENRISDDFNRLGAVFSQQASRDSAAFSLRSLSRSQIREQALTQFADVLGRARFDEQILQRERARWLAMLKQKESRPQVLASDLLWTTLYGKHPYAHSSDGSQQTVSSIKRGDLEAFYQKYYTAGNAVIALVGSLRREQAEAVAERLAKALRQGEKASPLPPVAEVKHSQTLLREFPSAQTYILNAQKGIRRGDADYVALFVANEAFGGGGFGSYLMQEVREERGLAYSVYSYFAPMKLEGPFTIGLSTKNASAKQAQEVLDNSLHTFVTTLNEARLQEIKDNLIGGFPLRVDSNAKLVSYISMIGFYNLPLDYLQWFPEQVAKLTLDQVIDAWKRRIGKSPMVRVMVGTPG from the coding sequence ATGAGAGGGATCGCAAGGCAGCTGGCGCTGCTGTTGGCCGGTTGTCTGCTGAGTTTGCCGGGATTCGCCAATATCGAGGTGCAGAGTTGGCAAACTTCCCAGGGCGCCAAAGTCATGTTTGTTGAGGCTCCCGAGTTGCCGATACTGGATGTCCGGGTGACCTTTGATGCCGGTTCCGCTCGAGACGGTGAAAAGTGGGGCTTGGCTTCAATGACGGCTGCTATGATCGGGAGCGCGACGGCCGAACGGGATGAAAATCGGATTTCCGACGATTTTAACCGTTTAGGGGCGGTGTTTTCTCAGCAGGCCAGCCGTGACTCGGCGGCCTTCTCATTGCGTAGCTTAAGTCGTTCACAAATTCGAGAGCAGGCTTTGACGCAATTTGCGGACGTTTTGGGTAGAGCTCGGTTTGACGAGCAGATTCTGCAACGGGAGCGGGCTCGGTGGTTGGCGATGTTGAAACAAAAGGAGTCACGTCCTCAGGTTCTTGCTTCCGATCTCTTGTGGACAACGCTGTATGGCAAGCATCCTTATGCCCATTCGTCAGATGGTTCTCAGCAGACGGTTTCGTCGATTAAGCGCGGTGATCTGGAGGCGTTTTACCAAAAATACTACACTGCCGGAAATGCTGTGATTGCGCTGGTGGGCAGTCTGCGAAGAGAGCAGGCCGAAGCGGTTGCCGAGCGTTTGGCAAAGGCGCTGCGCCAGGGAGAAAAAGCGAGCCCGCTTCCACCGGTTGCGGAGGTAAAGCACTCGCAGACTCTGCTACGGGAATTTCCGTCGGCCCAAACCTATATCCTGAATGCGCAAAAAGGCATTCGGCGCGGCGATGCCGATTATGTTGCTCTGTTTGTCGCCAACGAAGCTTTCGGCGGTGGTGGCTTTGGTTCCTACCTGATGCAGGAAGTTCGCGAGGAGCGAGGCCTGGCCTACAGTGTGTACAGTTATTTTGCACCGATGAAGCTCGAGGGGCCTTTTACGATTGGTCTGTCCACAAAAAATGCGTCTGCCAAACAGGCTCAAGAGGTGCTGGATAACAGTCTGCATACGTTCGTAACCACTTTGAACGAAGCCCGGTTACAGGAAATCAAAGATAATCTGATTGGCGGTTTTCCGTTAAGAGTAGACAGTAACGCCAAGCTGGTGTCCTATATTTCCATGATCGGTTTTTACAATTTACCGCTCGATTATTTGCAATGGTTTCCTGAACAGGTTGCTAAATTGACTTTGGATCAGGTCATTGATGCCTGGAAAAGGCGCATCGGTAAATCTCCGATGGTGAGAGTGATGGTCGGGACGCCCGGATAA